One region of Vitis vinifera cultivar Pinot Noir 40024 chromosome 1, ASM3070453v1 genomic DNA includes:
- the LOC100258901 gene encoding COP9 signalosome complex subunit 4-like: MFGSRRPKRKLLIIPLLRFSHGVSFEDQVLVIREKLAELYESEQQWSRAAQMLSGMDLDSTMRVIDDTLRLSKCVQIARLYLEDDDAVNAEAFINKASFLVSNSQHEVLNLQYKVCYARILDLKRKFLEAALRYYDISHIEKLQIGDELIDEEALEQALSAVVSCTILVAAASCSSSRAAELEQKQDIGNIEEVESSLHESGCLNYEEARALLGRYEYQKGNIEAALHVFEGIDIAAVTPKMKLTLAKRGERRKEALSK; this comes from the exons ATGTTTGGGAGCCGGAGGCCCAAAAGGAAATTGCTCATTATACCCTTACTCAGATTCAGCCACGGTGTGTCATTTGAAGATCAGGTGTTAGTTATCAGAGAGAAGCTTGCTGAGTTGTATGAGTCCGAGCAGCAGTGGTCAAGGGCAGCACAGATGCTCAGTGGCATGGATTTAGACTCCACAATGAGGGTTATTGATGATACACTCAGATTGTCGAAATGTGTCCAAATAGCTCGTCTATATCTTGAGGATGATGATGCTGTCAATGCGGAAGCTTTTATTAATAAAGCCTCATTCTTAGTTAGCAACAGTCAGCATGAAGTATTGAATTTACAGTATAAGGTTTGTTATGCTAGGATTTTAGATTTGAAGAGGAAGTTCTTGGAGGCAGCATTACGATATTATGACATATCCCATATTGAGAAACTGCAAATAGGAGATGAGTTGATTGACGAGGAAGCATTGGAGCAAGCTCTATCTGCTGTTGTATCGTGCACAATTTTGGTTGCTGCAG CAAGTTGTAGTTCTTCTCGAGCTGCTGAGCTTGAGCAAAAGCAAGATATCGGTAATATTGAAGAAGTTGAATCATCTCTCCATGAGAGTGGTTGTTTAAACTACGAGGAAGCAAGAGCATTGTTAGGGAGATACGAATATCAAAAAGGGAACATAGAAGCTGCTCTGCATGTATTTGAAGGAATAGATATTGCTGCAGTGACTCCCAAGATGAAACTCACCCTCGCTAAGAGAGGAGAACGTCGTAAGGAGGCGCTCTCAAAGTGA
- the LOC100241789 gene encoding large ribosomal subunit protein uL4-like, which yields MARGHRIESVPELPLVIGDSAESVEKTSAAIDILKQFDAYLDTEKAKDSHAIHPGKGKMRNRRYISRKGPLIVYGMEGAKLVKAFRNIPGVEVANVDRLNLLKLAPGGHLGRFVIWTKSSFEKLDSIYRSFEKKLRRRRMGTCCPVKKWLMLIWLGILNSVLSPLACLNLRPRNQDLGLPIPASMHPTLPGFSLAASPPPKWSFLKITLVLYPIDPFSL from the coding sequence ATGGCTCGCGGCCACCGGATCGAATCGGTGCCCGAGCTTCCCCTAGTGATCGGTGATTCAGCCGAGAGCGTTGAGAAAACATCGGCGGCGATTGATATTCTGAAGCAATTCGATGCTTATCTTGATACGGAGAAAGCGAAAGACAGCCACGCTATTCATCCCGGGAAGGGTAAGATGAGGAACCGCCGATACATTTCTAGGAAGGGCCCCTTGATCGTTTACGGCATGGAGGGTGCAAAGCTAGTCAAGGCGTTTCGGAACATTCCTGGGGTTGAGGTCGCTAATGTAGACAGGCTTAATCTTCTGAAACTTGCTCCCGGTGGCCATCTTGGGAGGTTCGTGATTTGGACCAAATCATCATTCGAGAAATTGGATTCAATCTACAGATCCTTCGAAAAAAAACTTCGGAGAAGAAGAATGGGTACTTGTTGCCCCGTTAAAAAATGGTTAATGCTGATTTGGCTAGGAATTCTCAACTCGGTCCTTTCTCCCCTTGCTTGTCTCAATCTCCGGCCAAGAAATCAGGATTTGGGTCTGCCAATTCCGGCCTCGATGCACCCAACTCTCCCCGGATTTTCACTGGCTGCCTCTCCGCCACCGAAATGGAGCTTTCTAAAGATTACACTTGTGTTATATCCCATAGACCCATTCTCTCTCTAA